A window from Pseudomonas sp. MRSN 12121 encodes these proteins:
- a CDS encoding ketopantoate reductase family protein produces MNISILGAGAMGSLFGGLLAESGQQVTLLDINDRHLEAIRRQGLRLETDSGDRRVGRLSACRPEQVTGQPDLLLVFTKAQHTEQALRGIAGHIGEHSLVLTLQNGLGNAEALCRHIAPQRVLIGMTTWPADMAGPGHVRSHGQGVVRILALEGGEREDCAAVAAVLEAAGLDCTVDPHVWTAIWEKVAFNAALNSLCAVTGCTVGQLDGAPQGQALARAIVLEVLGVAQAVGVATDAQHCLDTVAYAIAHHRTHRPSMLQDVLAGRPTEIGAINGEVLARARQAGLAVPHTETLLGLLRLIEARAAAGGGHE; encoded by the coding sequence ATGAACATCAGCATTCTCGGGGCGGGCGCCATGGGCTCGCTGTTCGGCGGCCTGCTGGCGGAGAGCGGCCAGCAGGTCACGCTGCTGGATATCAACGACCGGCACCTGGAGGCGATCCGTCGCCAGGGCCTGCGCCTGGAGACCGACAGCGGCGACCGCCGCGTGGGCCGCCTGAGCGCCTGCCGGCCGGAGCAGGTCACGGGGCAGCCGGACCTGCTGCTGGTCTTCACCAAGGCCCAGCACACCGAGCAGGCACTGCGCGGCATCGCCGGGCATATCGGCGAGCACAGCCTGGTGCTGACCTTGCAGAACGGCCTGGGCAACGCCGAGGCGCTGTGCCGCCACATCGCCCCGCAGCGGGTGCTGATCGGCATGACCACCTGGCCCGCCGACATGGCCGGGCCCGGGCATGTGCGTTCCCATGGCCAGGGCGTGGTTCGCATCCTGGCCCTGGAAGGTGGCGAGCGTGAGGACTGCGCCGCGGTCGCGGCGGTGCTGGAGGCGGCGGGGCTCGACTGCACGGTGGACCCGCACGTCTGGACCGCGATCTGGGAGAAGGTGGCGTTCAACGCCGCCTTGAACAGCCTGTGTGCCGTCACCGGCTGCACCGTGGGGCAACTGGATGGCGCGCCGCAAGGCCAGGCGCTGGCGCGGGCGATCGTGCTGGAGGTGCTCGGCGTCGCGCAGGCGGTGGGGGTGGCCACGGATGCGCAGCACTGCCTGGATACCGTGGCCTATGCCATCGCCCACCACCGCACGCACCGGCCGTCCATGCTGCAAGACGTGCTGGCGGGCCGGCCCACGGAAATCGGTGCGATCAACGGCGAAGTCCTGGCCAGGGCGCGCCAGGCCGGCCTCGCCGTGCCGCACACCGAAACCCTGCTGGGGTTGCTGCGCCTGATCGAGGCGCGGGCGGCCGCCGGCGGTGGTCATGAATAA
- a CDS encoding aldehyde dehydrogenase family protein: protein MSESTAVYTDLHLQPIAGQWRAGAAGKTLAVTNPYDGAPLLEVAQANRADLDAAYAKAAAVQPQWAALGPSARAAVLHQVVAVFDRRREEIVDWIIRESGSTRLKAQLEWGAARAIALESASFPARVHGRIVESDVPGKESRVYRSALGVVGVISPWNFPLHLTQRSIAPALALGNAVVVKPASDTPVCGGLLLARIFEEAGLPAGVLSVVVGAGSEIGDAFVEHPVPSLITFTGSTPVGRGIGRIASGGAHLKHVALELGGNSPFVVLDDADLEQAVNAAVFGKFLHQGQICMAINRIIVDERLYDAFAQRFVERVRALKVGDPQSIETVIGPVINERQLQGLHEKIELARREGAEPLYEGGARGNLLAPHVYGEVTADMDLARNEIFGPLVGLLRARNQAHALELANASEFGLSSAVFTGSLERGVNFARGIRAGMTHINDIPVNDEANAPFGGEKNSGLGRFNGDWAIDEFTRDHWISVQHTARRYPF from the coding sequence ATGAGTGAGTCCACAGCTGTCTACACCGATCTGCATCTGCAGCCCATCGCCGGCCAGTGGCGCGCCGGCGCCGCCGGCAAGACCCTGGCGGTGACCAACCCCTATGACGGCGCGCCGCTGCTGGAGGTGGCCCAGGCCAACCGCGCCGACCTCGATGCCGCCTATGCCAAGGCGGCCGCCGTACAGCCGCAGTGGGCGGCGCTCGGGCCGTCGGCGCGGGCGGCGGTGCTGCACCAGGTGGTGGCGGTGTTCGACCGGCGCCGCGAGGAAATCGTCGACTGGATCATTCGCGAATCCGGCAGCACCCGGCTCAAGGCGCAACTGGAATGGGGCGCGGCGCGGGCCATCGCCCTGGAGTCGGCGTCGTTCCCGGCGCGGGTTCATGGGCGCATCGTCGAGTCCGATGTGCCGGGCAAGGAGAGCCGGGTCTACCGCAGCGCCCTGGGGGTGGTCGGGGTGATCAGCCCGTGGAACTTCCCGCTGCACCTGACCCAGCGTTCCATCGCCCCGGCGCTGGCGCTGGGCAACGCGGTGGTGGTCAAGCCGGCCAGCGACACCCCGGTCTGCGGTGGCCTGCTGCTGGCCAGGATATTCGAGGAGGCCGGCCTGCCGGCGGGCGTGCTCAGCGTGGTGGTGGGGGCGGGCAGCGAGATCGGCGATGCCTTCGTCGAGCATCCGGTGCCTTCGCTGATCACCTTCACCGGCTCCACCCCGGTCGGTCGCGGCATCGGCCGGATCGCCAGCGGCGGCGCGCACCTCAAGCATGTGGCCCTGGAACTGGGCGGCAACAGTCCGTTCGTGGTTCTGGATGATGCCGATCTGGAGCAGGCGGTGAACGCGGCGGTATTCGGCAAGTTCCTGCACCAGGGGCAGATCTGCATGGCCATCAACCGGATCATCGTCGACGAGCGTCTCTACGACGCCTTTGCCCAGCGCTTCGTCGAGCGGGTCAGGGCGCTCAAGGTCGGCGATCCGCAATCGATCGAGACGGTCATCGGCCCGGTGATCAACGAGCGGCAGTTGCAAGGCCTGCACGAGAAGATCGAGCTGGCCCGTCGCGAAGGCGCCGAGCCGCTGTACGAGGGCGGCGCCCGCGGCAACCTGTTGGCGCCCCATGTGTACGGCGAGGTCACGGCCGACATGGACCTGGCGCGCAATGAAATCTTCGGCCCGCTGGTGGGGCTGCTGCGCGCGCGGAACCAGGCCCATGCCCTGGAACTGGCCAACGCCAGCGAGTTCGGCCTGTCCAGCGCGGTGTTCACGGGCAGCCTGGAACGCGGGGTGAACTTCGCCCGGGGGATCCGGGCGGGCATGACCCATATCAACGACATCCCGGTGAACGATGAGGCCAACGCGCCCTTCGGTGGGGAAAAGAACTCGGGACTCGGGCGCTTCAACGGCGACTGGGCGATCGACGAATTCACCCGCGATCACTGGATCAGCGTGCAGCACACGGCGCGTCGCTATCCCTTCTGA
- a CDS encoding OprD family porin, translated as MSTPRCILAHSLAATSLALGTGLPALAEEGGFLDNDFFKDAQAGVTLRNYYFNRDFRDPGAAKSKVEEWAQGFILKFNSGYTPGVVGFGLDGIGLFGVRLDSGRGTSGSELLPVHGDGRAADNYGRAGVAAKMRISATELKVGELLPDIPLLRYDDGRLLPQTFRGAMLDSREIAGLGLQAGQYRAVSLRNSSDMQDLSAWAAPGVTSDGFTYAGAEYRFNQQRTLIGAWHAQLEDIYQQSYFNLLHKQPVGDWVLGANLGYFIDKDDGQARIGEIRSRTAYALLSASTAGHTLYLGLQKVSGDSPWMSVYGSSGRTLGNDMFNGNFSNADERSWQVRYDYDFAAMGVPGLLAMVRYGRGENATTRVGSDGQEWERDTEVGYTVQSGTLKNLSVRVNNATNRRSFNSDFDQTRVIVSYPLAL; from the coding sequence ATGAGCACCCCTCGTTGCATCCTCGCCCACTCGCTGGCAGCGACTTCATTGGCACTGGGCACGGGCCTGCCGGCCCTGGCTGAAGAAGGCGGCTTTCTCGACAATGACTTTTTCAAGGACGCCCAGGCTGGCGTGACCCTGCGCAACTACTACTTCAACCGGGACTTTCGCGACCCGGGGGCGGCCAAGAGCAAGGTCGAGGAGTGGGCCCAGGGTTTTATCCTCAAGTTCAATTCCGGCTACACGCCGGGCGTCGTCGGCTTCGGCCTCGACGGCATCGGCCTGTTCGGCGTCAGGCTCGACAGCGGCCGTGGCACCAGTGGCTCGGAGCTGCTGCCGGTGCATGGCGACGGGCGCGCGGCGGACAATTACGGTCGCGCCGGCGTGGCGGCGAAAATGCGGATTTCCGCCACTGAGCTGAAGGTCGGCGAGCTGCTGCCGGACATTCCGCTGCTGCGCTACGACGATGGCCGGCTGCTGCCGCAGACCTTCCGCGGGGCGATGCTCGACTCGCGGGAAATCGCCGGGCTGGGCCTGCAGGCGGGGCAGTACCGTGCGGTGAGCCTGCGCAATTCCTCGGATATGCAGGACCTGTCGGCCTGGGCCGCGCCCGGGGTGACGTCCGATGGCTTCACCTATGCCGGCGCCGAGTACCGCTTCAACCAGCAGCGCACCTTGATCGGCGCCTGGCATGCGCAACTGGAAGACATCTACCAACAGAGCTATTTCAACCTGCTGCACAAGCAGCCGGTGGGCGACTGGGTGTTGGGGGCGAACCTGGGCTATTTCATCGACAAGGACGATGGCCAGGCGCGCATCGGCGAGATCCGCAGCCGCACCGCCTATGCCTTGCTCTCGGCGTCCACAGCGGGGCATACGCTGTACCTGGGCTTGCAGAAAGTCAGCGGCGACAGCCCGTGGATGTCGGTGTATGGCAGCAGCGGCCGGACCCTGGGCAACGATATGTTCAACGGCAATTTCAGCAACGCCGACGAGCGTTCCTGGCAGGTGCGTTACGACTATGACTTTGCCGCCATGGGGGTGCCGGGGTTGCTGGCGATGGTGCGTTATGGGCGGGGCGAGAATGCCACGACCAGGGTTGGGAGCGATGGGCAGGAGTGGGAGCGGGATACCGAGGTGGGGTACACGGTGCAGAGTGGCACTCTGAAGAACCTCAGTGTGCGGGTGAATAACGCGACCAATCGGCGCAGTTTCAATAGTGATTTCGATCAGACGCGGGTGATTGTGAGTTATCCGTTGGCGCTTTGA
- a CDS encoding GntR family transcriptional regulator, with amino-acid sequence MSKPGQLVLVALRKMIASGELAAGERLMEIPTAQLFGVSRMPVRMAFRTLEQEGLLVRFGGRGFQVRSVSAEDIAGAVEVRGVLEGLAARQTAERGLSDAARASLEVCLARGDQLFAKGYVTEDDLEVYHDLNMQFHQVIVEGSHNPAIADALARNDHLPFASVTALAVDRQDMAREFRRFNYAHMQHHSVFDALVNRQGARAEAIMREHANATLRYAEIFSSAAADERMKVILRPA; translated from the coding sequence ATGAGTAAGCCCGGTCAATTGGTGCTGGTCGCGCTGCGCAAGATGATCGCCTCGGGTGAGCTGGCGGCGGGGGAGCGGTTGATGGAGATTCCCACGGCACAGCTGTTCGGGGTTTCGCGGATGCCGGTGCGCATGGCGTTTCGCACGCTGGAGCAGGAAGGCCTGCTGGTGCGGTTTGGCGGGCGTGGGTTCCAGGTGCGTTCGGTGAGCGCCGAGGACATCGCCGGCGCGGTCGAGGTGCGGGGTGTGCTCGAAGGGCTGGCGGCACGCCAGACCGCCGAGCGCGGGCTGTCGGACGCGGCGCGGGCGAGCCTCGAGGTGTGTCTGGCGCGGGGCGACCAGTTGTTCGCCAAGGGGTATGTGACCGAAGACGACCTGGAGGTCTACCACGACCTCAACATGCAGTTTCACCAGGTGATCGTCGAAGGCAGCCACAACCCGGCGATCGCCGATGCCCTGGCGCGCAACGACCACCTGCCGTTCGCCTCGGTGACCGCGCTGGCGGTGGATCGCCAGGACATGGCCCGTGAATTCCGGCGCTTCAACTACGCGCACATGCAGCACCATTCAGTGTTCGATGCCCTGGTCAACCGCCAGGGCGCGCGGGCCGAGGCGATCATGCGCGAGCATGCCAACGCGACCCTGCGCTATGCCGAGATCTTCAGCAGCGCGGCGGCGGACGAGCGGATGAAAGTCATCCTGCGCCCCGCGTGA
- a CDS encoding PDR/VanB family oxidoreductase gives MIDAVVVSRHDEAQDICSYELASADGSPLPGFSAGAHIDVHLPGGLVRQYSLCNHPEERHRYLIGVLRDPGSRGGSQAMHEQIHPGMRLRISEPRNLFALARDARRSLLFAGGIGITPILCMAERLAHSGADFELHYCARSREHAAFVQRLRSASFADRVFLHFDQEPETALDAAQVLAAPRSDVHLYVCGPGGFMQHVLDTARAAGWEEPCLHREYFAAAPVDTRDDGSFSVKLGSTGQVFEVPPDKSVVQVLESHGIGIGVSCEQGICGTCLTRVLEGVPEHRDLFLSEDEQARNDQFTPCCSRSKTPLLVLDL, from the coding sequence ATGATCGATGCAGTGGTGGTATCCCGTCACGACGAAGCCCAGGACATCTGCAGCTATGAACTGGCCAGTGCCGATGGCAGCCCGCTGCCGGGCTTCAGCGCCGGCGCGCATATCGACGTGCACCTGCCCGGCGGGCTGGTGCGCCAGTACTCCCTGTGCAATCACCCCGAGGAACGCCACCGCTACCTGATCGGCGTGCTCCGCGACCCGGGCTCCCGCGGCGGCTCGCAGGCCATGCACGAGCAGATCCACCCCGGTATGCGGCTGCGCATCAGCGAACCGCGCAATCTGTTCGCGCTGGCTCGCGACGCCCGGCGCAGCCTGCTGTTCGCCGGCGGCATCGGCATCACGCCGATCCTGTGCATGGCCGAACGCCTGGCTCACAGCGGCGCGGATTTCGAGCTGCACTACTGCGCGCGCTCCCGGGAGCACGCGGCCTTTGTCCAGCGCCTGCGCAGCGCGTCTTTTGCCGACCGGGTGTTCCTGCATTTCGACCAGGAGCCCGAGACTGCGCTGGACGCGGCCCAGGTGCTGGCCGCGCCGCGCAGCGACGTTCATTTGTATGTGTGCGGCCCCGGCGGCTTCATGCAGCACGTGCTGGACACGGCCAGGGCCGCGGGTTGGGAGGAGCCCTGCCTGCACCGCGAGTACTTCGCCGCCGCGCCGGTCGACACCCGTGACGATGGCAGTTTCTCGGTCAAGCTCGGCAGCACCGGCCAGGTGTTCGAGGTGCCGCCGGACAAGAGCGTGGTCCAGGTCCTGGAGAGCCATGGCATCGGCATCGGCGTGTCCTGCGAGCAAGGGATCTGCGGCACCTGCCTGACCCGGGTGCTGGAAGGCGTGCCGGAACACCGCGACCTGTTCCTCAGCGAAGACGAACAGGCGCGCAACGATCAGTTCACCCCCTGCTGCTCACGCTCGAAAACGCCGCTGCTGGTGCTGGACCTGTGA